The Polynucleobacter sp. MWH-UH35A genomic interval ATGATATTGGACAGTTATTTCCAGATACGGACCCTCAATTTAAGGGTATGGATAGTCGAATTTTGCTCAGGGCTGCCTTGCAAAAGGTTCAGGCAGCCGGTTTCCAGATTGGTAATGTGGATGCAACCATCATTTGCCAGAAGCCAAAATTAGCTGATTTTTTGCCAGAAATGGTCCGCAATATTGCTGCTGATTTAGCCGTGACCCCCAGCCACGTTAATCTCAAGGCCAAGACCAATGAGTCACTTGGCCATTTGGGCAGAGGCGAGGGCATCGCCGTCCATGCGGTAGCTTTGCTCTATAAGGCCTAAAAGATCCTCTAAAACCCTAGGCATTGTAGAATTATGGTCTTTAGAGTGAAGTCTAGGCTTGGCAGTTTGCGGATATTCGCGAGGATGGCGAAATTGGTAGACGCACCAGGTTTAGGTCCTGACGCCAGAAATGGTGTGGGGGTTCGAGTCCCCCTCCTCGCACCACAAGATTGCTACTTGGCTTGGACTTCACATTTCCAGATTTCAATTAAGAGACGAGAATAGCTGTGCAGATAGAAAATTTAGGTTCACTAGACCGCAAAATGACTTTGGAATTCGCGCGTGCCGATTTGGCAAAAGCCCGCGAAGCCCGTTTAGCTAAAGTTGGTAAGACCATGAAA includes:
- the ispF gene encoding 2-C-methyl-D-erythritol 2,4-cyclodiphosphate synthase; this encodes MTQTNSHFPQFRIGQGYDVHALVADRKLILGGVHIPFEKGLLGHSDADALLHALTDALLGAAGLNDIGQLFPDTDPQFKGMDSRILLRAALQKVQAAGFQIGNVDATIICQKPKLADFLPEMVRNIAADLAVTPSHVNLKAKTNESLGHLGRGEGIAVHAVALLYKA